The Benincasa hispida cultivar B227 chromosome 9, ASM972705v1, whole genome shotgun sequence genome has a segment encoding these proteins:
- the LOC120084875 gene encoding glucan endo-1,3-beta-glucosidase-like: MALNLSIVLSGLSFFLRIHLQPIALQPRGGSGTVGVNYGLNGDNLPIPSDVINLYGRCGINIIRIFEPNHGVLDALKGQANLVLWLGTRNEDIEGFATDQVAANAWVNANVVPYYKDVNIAYITVGNEVVPADAAAPFVANAITNIMQALVNAGIQSDIKVTTVVAMTALEVSYPPSAGAFTATAAGVMKDIANVLGSSGAPILVNVYPYFAYASNPEQISLNYALFTSSTPVVVDGDLHYFNLFDAMVDSFYAALEKIDAGGVGIAISETGWPTDGNEPFTSVDNALTYNKNFVKHVTSGVGTPKRPNVFYDAILFEMFNEDLKAPGVEQNFGFFYPNMNPVYPFWNC; this comes from the exons ATGGCTTTGAACTTATCAATTGTTCTATCAGGTTTGAGTTTTTTCCTCAGgattcatttacaacctattGCTTTGCAACCAAGGG GTGGCTCCGGCACGGTGGGAGTGAACTACGGGTTAAACGGCGACAATCTTCCGATACCAAGTGATGTGATAAACTTATACGGACGATGTGGGATAAATATCATACGGATATTTGAGCCGAACCATGGGGTTCTTGATGCTTTGAAAGGTCAGGCAAATTTAGTGTTGTGGCTAGGGACGAGAAATGAAGACATAGAGGGGTTTGCTACGGACCAAGTAGCGGCTAATGCTTGGGTTAATGCTAATGTGGTTCCTTATTATAAGGATGTCAACATTGCTTATATCACCGTTGGCAATGAGGTTGTCCCTGCCGATGCAGCTGCACCATTTGTTGCTAATGCCATTACAAATATAATGCAAGCGCTTGTCAATGCCGGCATCCAAAGTGACATTAAG GTGACGACAGTAGTAGCCATGACAGCGTTGGAAGTGTCGTACCCACCTTCAGCCGGAGCCTTCACAGCCACCGCTGCTGGAGTAATGAAAGACATCGCAAACGTGTTGGGATCTTCGGGTGCACCGATATTGGTGAATGTGTACCCATATTTCGCATACGCATCAAATCCTGAGCAAATCTCTCTCAATTATGCACTCTTCACATCCAGCACCCCCGTCGTGGTGGACGGAGATTTACATTACTTCAATCTATTCGACGCCATGGTGGATTCATTCTATGCGGCGTTGGAGAAGATTGATGCCGGGGGCGTGGGAATCGCGATCTCGGAGACTGGGTGGCCCACCGATGGAAATGAGCCGTTCACGAGCGTTGACAATGCATTGACTTATAACAAAAACTTTGTGAAACATGTGACCAGTGGAGTTGGAACCCCCAAAAGACCCAATGTCTTTTATGATGCCATTTTGTTCGAAATGTTCAATGAGGATCTTAAGGCGCCTGGAGTTGAGCAGAATTTTGGCTTTTTTTATCCCAATATGAACCCAGTTTATCCTTTTTGGAATTGTTGA